One segment of Psychromonas sp. psych-6C06 DNA contains the following:
- a CDS encoding CoA pyrophosphatase encodes MDKATFLTRFLLSASLPQLDPSETIKTHRKAAVLIGLVERRHGLNVIFTERARHLRHHPGQISFPGGKYERFDKNLQQTAIRETNEEIGIKPDHINIIGELAPLKTVTGFEIFPYVAFIDQRFTLNVDLQEVSTVFEAPFTHFLDRSNSYKQPISDNKTRRFTHCIPYQNHLIWGATAQIIKNLQAMLYQG; translated from the coding sequence ATGGATAAAGCAACTTTCTTAACACGCTTTTTATTAAGTGCTTCCTTACCACAATTAGATCCCTCAGAAACAATTAAGACACATAGAAAGGCAGCTGTATTAATTGGTTTAGTTGAACGCCGACATGGGTTAAACGTTATTTTTACTGAGCGAGCGAGGCATCTTCGCCATCACCCCGGACAAATTAGTTTTCCTGGCGGAAAATATGAAAGGTTTGATAAAAACTTACAACAGACAGCGATCAGAGAAACTAATGAAGAGATTGGTATAAAACCGGATCATATAAACATTATTGGAGAGTTAGCGCCATTAAAAACAGTTACCGGGTTTGAAATTTTTCCCTATGTCGCGTTTATCGACCAACGCTTTACCCTTAATGTGGACTTACAAGAAGTAAGTACCGTATTTGAAGCTCCTTTTACCCACTTTTTAGATCGGAGTAATAGTTATAAACAACCTATTAGCGACAACAAAACACGCCGCTTCACACATTGTATCCCCTATCAAAACCACCTTATTTGGGGGGCGACAGCGCAAATCATTAAAAACTTACAAGCGATGCTTTATCAAGGTTAA
- a CDS encoding Na+/H+ antiporter NhaC family protein gives MTSENSKNTISPSFIALTPLFLFLTLFIGAGLYYQNIGVDFAFYQLPSVVAILPAIMLALLLSKEKLNNAIETFIAGIGHANIIAMCLIYLLAGAFAAVAKATGGVDATVALGLSLIPSNLLLPGFFLIAAFIATAMGTSMGTIAAVAPIALGVSQEANIDLALMAGTVISGALFGDNLSIISDTTIAATRTQGCDMRDKFKENLIFALPAAIITLIILIVVGQGSVELAAQEVDFFKVLPYLTILVLAVSGLNVFVVLTVGILLAGFTGFMTIDYSVSRFANDIFDGFKNMQEIFILSMLVGGLAALMQQRGGLAFISQKIEAVIQRFSNKQSKRVTEIGIASLVSLTNSCVANNTVSIIVTGNIAKELAKKEGIEAKRSASLLDIFSCVMQGILPYGAQALLAASIFAISPLAAVTNAWYCFVLAIVAVLIISFRKQ, from the coding sequence GTGACTAGTGAAAACTCAAAAAACACAATAAGCCCCTCTTTTATTGCACTCACCCCTCTTTTCCTATTTTTAACACTATTTATTGGTGCGGGGCTTTATTATCAAAATATTGGGGTTGATTTTGCCTTTTATCAACTGCCAAGTGTAGTGGCAATTTTACCCGCTATCATGCTTGCACTACTGCTTTCAAAAGAAAAGTTAAACAATGCAATAGAAACCTTTATTGCTGGCATTGGCCACGCAAACATCATCGCAATGTGTTTAATCTACCTGCTAGCTGGCGCATTCGCAGCGGTTGCCAAAGCAACAGGTGGCGTGGATGCAACGGTTGCACTTGGACTTTCATTGATTCCTTCAAATCTATTATTACCCGGCTTCTTTTTGATTGCAGCGTTTATTGCCACCGCGATGGGAACCTCAATGGGCACAATTGCAGCCGTAGCACCGATTGCGCTCGGTGTTTCTCAAGAAGCCAATATTGATTTAGCATTAATGGCTGGTACGGTTATCTCAGGTGCACTGTTTGGTGACAACCTATCCATTATCTCAGACACAACTATTGCGGCAACCCGCACACAGGGTTGTGATATGCGTGATAAGTTTAAAGAAAATTTAATATTTGCATTACCTGCGGCCATCATCACTTTGATTATTTTAATCGTTGTAGGTCAAGGAAGTGTTGAGCTTGCAGCACAAGAGGTAGACTTCTTTAAAGTATTGCCATACTTAACTATTTTAGTCTTAGCAGTCTCAGGCTTAAATGTTTTTGTGGTATTAACCGTAGGTATTTTATTAGCTGGGTTTACTGGTTTTATGACTATTGATTACTCCGTTTCTCGCTTTGCTAATGATATTTTTGATGGTTTTAAAAACATGCAAGAGATCTTTATTCTATCGATGCTTGTCGGCGGGTTAGCAGCCCTTATGCAACAACGAGGCGGTCTAGCGTTTATCAGCCAAAAAATTGAAGCCGTTATCCAGCGCTTTTCAAATAAACAGAGTAAACGTGTTACTGAAATCGGTATTGCTTCACTGGTTTCATTAACCAATAGCTGTGTTGCGAACAATACTGTTTCGATTATTGTCACAGGTAACATTGCCAAAGAGCTGGCAAAAAAAGAGGGGATTGAAGCGAAACGTTCAGCGAGTTTATTAGATATCTTCTCCTGTGTAATGCAAGGCATTTTACCCTACGGTGCCCAAGCCTTACTGGCGGCCTCTATTTTCGCTATCTCTCCTTTAGCAGCGGTTACCAATGCTTGGTACTGCTTTGTTTTAGCAATCGTCGCAGTGTTAATCATAAGCTTCAGAAAGCAGTAA
- a CDS encoding GGDEF domain-containing protein encodes MYRKKEFWHHVVLWLMTALLASIQIYLGHVKDPLDFLTELSILLVCISLLVEINRLKLGWLMGFGWALYTGSLLVDLIDEYYAAEHLEVSFDLLDDFLKIGFVFIGIAFFKVINEKRWLINSLQLEVEYRRELETQLNEVACLDELTQIGNRRAFFKHYNELVDTYNNPLLIFIDLDNFKQLNDTQGHQEGDELLKAFASSIAKQCTQQGVAYRFGGDEFVILYDAKQCQTLIEQIKEDMLPIFKQTKVSISYGAIEIDNQKSADEHILKVDQLMYKNKQQRKSLRKTSRST; translated from the coding sequence ATGTATAGAAAAAAAGAGTTTTGGCACCACGTTGTATTATGGTTAATGACCGCTCTACTAGCCAGTATACAAATTTATCTAGGGCATGTTAAAGATCCACTCGATTTTCTGACCGAGCTTTCAATTTTACTAGTATGTATTAGCCTGTTAGTCGAAATTAACCGCTTAAAATTAGGCTGGTTAATGGGTTTTGGCTGGGCACTTTATACTGGCTCTTTACTTGTAGATCTTATAGATGAATATTATGCCGCTGAACATTTAGAAGTTTCTTTTGACCTGCTCGATGACTTCCTCAAAATTGGCTTTGTATTTATTGGTATTGCTTTTTTTAAGGTAATAAATGAGAAACGTTGGTTAATTAACAGCCTACAACTTGAAGTGGAGTATCGTCGAGAGCTAGAAACGCAACTTAATGAAGTTGCCTGCCTTGATGAGTTAACGCAAATTGGTAACCGACGCGCATTTTTTAAACACTACAACGAACTTGTTGATACTTATAATAATCCACTGCTTATCTTTATTGACCTTGATAATTTTAAACAACTCAATGATACCCAAGGTCATCAAGAAGGTGATGAACTCCTAAAAGCATTCGCAAGCAGTATTGCGAAACAATGTACACAACAGGGAGTCGCTTATCGTTTTGGAGGGGATGAGTTTGTTATTTTATATGATGCTAAACAATGTCAAACCTTAATAGAGCAAATCAAAGAAGATATGTTACCTATTTTTAAGCAAACTAAAGTATCTATCAGTTATGGTGCGATTGAAATTGATAACCAAAAGAGCGCAGATGAACATATTTTAAAGGTTGATCAATTAATGTATAAAAATAAACAGCAACGCAAATCGTTACGTAAAACCTCACGCTCTACGTAA
- a CDS encoding acyltransferase family protein, which produces MASPRPSIFYIDFLRFIAAIAVIAIHVLGPFRFLYGEIPESDWLAAMGINSVTRWAVPVFMMISGALLLSTERPFNCEHYLAKRLSKVAIPFIGWTIIYALVTGFVAGGWSVQETMQVIEKSPNDPAWYHLWFFYDFIPLYFVIPFLIPILSKLSDELVKLLIVVCAVMFLMKWLKVESFLLQNLVLYTGYLILGWYLFNRDNRPQLKLWLFAGISMLLLNFFGSWEIAIETGKYSSFFMGYKTLNTMVIGAMLFVLAQAYADKISGKLRAFISIVSKYSLGIYLLHPLLLIPVRELDNGFYSFFASNWIAIPTITIAVLFISLLCTMLLVKIPVIKRLVP; this is translated from the coding sequence ATGGCATCACCAAGACCTTCTATTTTTTACATCGATTTTTTGCGCTTTATTGCTGCTATTGCGGTGATTGCAATTCATGTTTTAGGGCCATTTCGTTTTCTTTATGGGGAAATACCAGAGAGTGATTGGTTGGCTGCGATGGGAATCAACAGTGTTACTCGTTGGGCTGTTCCGGTATTTATGATGATCAGTGGGGCGTTATTACTTTCTACTGAACGGCCTTTTAATTGCGAACATTATCTTGCTAAACGATTATCTAAAGTAGCGATTCCATTCATTGGCTGGACAATTATCTATGCGCTGGTGACTGGCTTTGTAGCTGGTGGCTGGTCGGTACAAGAAACGATGCAAGTAATTGAGAAATCGCCAAATGATCCGGCTTGGTACCATCTATGGTTTTTTTATGACTTTATTCCACTGTATTTTGTGATCCCTTTCTTAATTCCTATTTTAAGTAAGTTATCTGATGAGTTAGTGAAACTATTGATTGTTGTGTGTGCTGTAATGTTTTTGATGAAATGGTTAAAAGTTGAAAGCTTTCTATTGCAAAATCTTGTTTTGTATACCGGTTATCTGATTTTAGGTTGGTATCTTTTTAATCGTGATAATCGACCTCAACTTAAACTTTGGTTGTTTGCTGGAATCAGTATGTTACTACTCAATTTTTTTGGATCATGGGAAATTGCAATAGAAACAGGTAAATACAGTTCATTCTTCATGGGGTATAAAACTTTAAATACGATGGTAATAGGAGCAATGTTATTTGTACTTGCACAGGCTTATGCAGACAAAATATCAGGTAAATTGCGTGCATTTATTTCGATTGTTTCAAAATATAGCCTTGGTATTTATCTTTTACACCCGTTGCTATTAATTCCTGTACGTGAATTAGATAATGGCTTTTATAGTTTTTTTGCTTCGAATTGGATAGCTATTCCTACTATTACTATTGCAGTACTATTTATTTCTTTGTTATGCACTATGTTGCTAGTAAAGATACCGGTAATAAAGCGTTTAGTTCCTTAA
- a CDS encoding adenosine deaminase: MNNTNMSWLNGLPKVELHLHLEGSLEPELMFSLAKRNRVGIPFDSIQAVKEAYQFNNLQDFLDIYYQGANVLLVEQDFYDLTWAYLLKCKEQNVIHVEPFFDPQTHTERGVAFKTVINGITRALDDGASKLAISSELILCFLRHLPQSSAFSTLEQAMPFLDQIKAVGLDSSELGNPPEKFSEVFSRARELGLLTVAHAGEEGPAEFIATAIDDLQVSRIDHGVNAFHDEALLQRLITTQMPLTVCPLSNTKLKVFDNMAEHTILKMLERGVCVTVNSDDPAYFGGYMTENFMALVEALDLSQQQALRLVENSINASFVSAQAKSKMMEKLQTYQ, from the coding sequence ATGAACAATACAAATATGTCATGGCTTAATGGTTTGCCAAAAGTAGAGTTACATTTACATTTAGAAGGAAGTTTAGAGCCTGAGTTAATGTTTTCATTAGCCAAAAGAAATCGTGTTGGTATCCCCTTTGATTCAATACAAGCGGTTAAGGAGGCTTATCAATTTAATAACTTACAGGATTTTTTGGATATCTATTATCAAGGTGCCAATGTTTTATTGGTTGAGCAGGACTTTTATGATTTAACGTGGGCTTACTTACTTAAATGTAAGGAGCAAAATGTCATTCATGTCGAACCATTTTTTGATCCGCAAACTCATACCGAACGAGGGGTTGCTTTTAAAACCGTTATTAATGGTATCACGCGAGCGCTAGATGACGGGGCAAGTAAACTCGCTATTAGTAGTGAATTGATACTCTGTTTCTTACGCCATTTACCACAAAGTAGTGCTTTTAGTACTTTAGAGCAGGCGATGCCATTCCTTGATCAAATTAAGGCTGTTGGCTTAGATAGTTCTGAGTTGGGGAATCCGCCAGAAAAATTTAGCGAGGTCTTTTCTCGGGCTCGTGAGTTAGGTTTATTAACAGTTGCACATGCAGGGGAGGAGGGGCCTGCAGAATTTATCGCTACAGCAATTGATGATTTACAAGTATCGCGTATTGACCATGGCGTTAACGCTTTTCATGATGAAGCACTACTGCAACGTTTAATCACAACGCAGATGCCATTAACGGTTTGCCCACTTTCTAATACTAAATTAAAGGTTTTTGACAACATGGCCGAGCATACGATTTTAAAAATGCTAGAGCGTGGTGTCTGTGTAACTGTTAATTCAGATGATCCTGCTTATTTTGGTGGTTATATGACAGAGAATTTTATGGCACTTGTCGAGGCTCTCGACTTATCTCAACAGCAAGCACTAAGATTGGTAGAAAATAGTATTAATGCTAGTTTCGTAAGTGCGCAAGCGAAGAGTAAGATGATGGAAAAACTACAAACCTATCAATAA
- a CDS encoding ABC transporter ATP-binding protein produces MFKYFENLVPALNDTEPTQPPGTLVAFCLHYTKGYGVALTIMTILTSLLAILEVSLFGFMGQLVDWLITKNPETLLQDEGLKLLSMSLIVLVLIPVLTLLHSLIVHQVLLGNYPMSIRWFAHRYLLKQSVSFYQDDFAGRIATKVMQTALAVRETVMKLLNVMVYVLVYFISMVTMVAQADYRLAIPMLVWLVIYIALQYYFIPRLRKVATEQADARSTMTGRIVDSYTNISTVKLFAHTDSESAYAKQGMKGFLDTVYRQMRLATGINVSVQISNYVLAFAITALAIGLWMQSAITVGAIAIAVSLALRLNGMSHWIMWELSALFENIGTVTDGMRTLAKPNIIEDDPQAKPLVVNKGALHFDNISFHYGENKGVIDNLDLNIKAGEKVGLVGRSGAGKSTLVNLLLRFYDVEQGKIIIDGQAINEVQQESLRLQIGMVTQDTSLLHRSIRENILYGRPDATEAQMINACKQAEAHEFIMGLTDSAGNTGYDAQVGERGVKLSGGQRQRIAISRVLLKDAPILVLDEATSALDSEVEAAIQESLYELMQGKTVIAIAHRLSTIAAMDRLIVLDKGKVLEQGTHQELIQGKGIYAQLWAHQTGGFLGID; encoded by the coding sequence ATTTTTAAATACTTTGAAAATTTAGTGCCTGCATTAAATGATACAGAGCCAACCCAACCACCGGGGACACTGGTGGCATTCTGCCTTCATTACACCAAAGGTTATGGGGTCGCTTTAACAATAATGACAATTTTAACCTCTCTATTAGCTATTTTAGAGGTTTCACTGTTTGGTTTTATGGGGCAATTAGTAGATTGGTTAATCACTAAAAATCCAGAAACCCTATTGCAAGATGAGGGACTGAAATTACTCAGCATGTCGTTAATTGTATTAGTTTTGATTCCAGTATTAACGCTACTGCATTCACTTATCGTGCATCAGGTATTATTAGGCAATTACCCAATGTCTATTCGTTGGTTTGCACACCGTTACCTACTTAAGCAAAGTGTCTCATTTTATCAAGATGATTTTGCAGGGCGCATCGCAACTAAAGTAATGCAAACAGCCCTTGCAGTGCGCGAAACGGTCATGAAATTACTTAACGTAATGGTTTACGTCCTAGTATATTTCATCTCCATGGTAACCATGGTCGCGCAAGCCGATTATCGTTTAGCAATCCCTATGTTGGTGTGGCTGGTTATTTATATCGCTTTACAATATTACTTTATTCCCCGACTGCGTAAGGTTGCGACCGAACAAGCAGATGCGCGATCTACCATGACCGGGCGCATTGTTGATAGCTACACTAATATTTCAACAGTCAAACTATTTGCCCATACAGATTCAGAGTCAGCCTATGCAAAGCAAGGCATGAAAGGATTCTTAGACACTGTTTATCGGCAAATGCGTTTAGCAACCGGTATTAATGTCAGCGTACAAATCAGTAATTATGTATTAGCTTTTGCTATCACGGCACTCGCTATTGGCCTTTGGATGCAAAGCGCAATAACCGTTGGTGCCATTGCCATCGCAGTTAGTCTAGCCCTGCGTTTAAACGGTATGTCACATTGGATCATGTGGGAGCTGAGTGCTTTGTTTGAAAATATAGGCACAGTAACCGATGGCATGCGAACCCTTGCTAAGCCCAACATTATTGAAGATGACCCACAGGCGAAACCGCTGGTGGTTAATAAAGGAGCGCTTCACTTTGATAACATCAGCTTCCATTATGGAGAAAACAAAGGTGTAATCGATAACCTTGACCTGAATATTAAAGCGGGAGAAAAAGTAGGATTAGTCGGACGTTCTGGTGCAGGAAAGTCCACACTGGTTAATCTATTATTACGTTTTTATGATGTTGAACAGGGCAAAATCATCATTGATGGCCAAGCAATAAACGAAGTGCAACAAGAAAGTTTACGCCTTCAAATCGGCATGGTGACACAGGACACATCACTACTTCATCGCTCTATTCGTGAAAATATTCTTTATGGGCGACCAGATGCCACTGAAGCACAGATGATCAATGCTTGTAAACAAGCAGAAGCACACGAATTTATCATGGGCTTAACCGACAGCGCAGGTAACACCGGTTATGATGCACAGGTTGGAGAGCGTGGCGTTAAACTTTCAGGAGGGCAACGCCAACGTATTGCTATTTCACGCGTTTTACTAAAAGATGCGCCAATTTTAGTGCTTGATGAAGCGACTTCTGCACTCGACAGTGAAGTAGAGGCGGCGATTCAAGAGAGTTTATATGAACTGATGCAGGGGAAAACAGTGATTGCTATTGCTCATCGTTTATCAACAATTGCAGCCATGGACAGACTGATCGTATTGGATAAAGGAAAAGTACTAGAGCAAGGGACACATCAAGAGTTGATTCAAGGTAAAGGCATATATGCACAACTTTGGGCTCATCAAACAGGTGGTTTCTTAGGTATCGATTAA
- the ybgC gene encoding tol-pal system-associated acyl-CoA thioesterase: protein MLISTLPVRVYYEDTDAGGVVYYANYMKFFERGRTECLREINVEQDELLEKDIAFMVKKVEMDCLKSARFNQLLSVETTVESYRKASLVFKQQIFNESRELLCQASTLIACVNLQKMKPTAIPTEIIEVMTSAR, encoded by the coding sequence GTGTTAATTTCTACCTTACCTGTTCGAGTTTATTACGAAGATACTGATGCTGGTGGCGTTGTTTATTATGCTAATTACATGAAATTTTTTGAGCGAGGGCGCACAGAGTGCTTACGCGAAATAAATGTAGAGCAAGATGAACTACTTGAAAAAGATATCGCCTTTATGGTTAAAAAAGTAGAGATGGACTGCCTTAAATCGGCACGTTTCAACCAACTACTTTCGGTGGAAACAACGGTAGAAAGTTACCGAAAAGCGAGCTTAGTCTTTAAACAACAAATATTTAATGAAAGTAGGGAACTTCTCTGTCAAGCTTCCACTCTAATCGCCTGTGTTAATCTACAAAAAATGAAACCCACAGCTATTCCAACTGAAATAATCGAGGTAATGACTAGTGCACGCTGA
- a CDS encoding transglycosylase SLT domain-containing protein, whose protein sequence is MSGLWLVLSLLLISTHLSANDPFDELDEEVALFEAEQGDSQKLQDEFEQYLQTEQSDYQVWQNQYLKEFDLFQQQVISKWGKVEPINAEYDVQFSEDKNVKSIVDYENEEVKVELVIDQKLSQLEAEIAVKKQFEKLLADKESNIAAIFSDTPVSNTGEISLTKVAFSATNKQQSKQVIIKQTQSQAQEIDKKTDRALLTDSTLTEKEASLLATEEKSALLKSSQARLLNSDKGYQVAEQNADKNTRIITYKVKLPNNSLQKRASKYASFAEQESKKNNIPAPLIMAIMHSESAFNPRAKSAVPAYGLMQIVPRTAGHDVNKLVRNIDRPMQVKDLYVPAINVETGSAYLNILDKRYLKAINNEQSRLYCTIAAYNTGAGNVARVFNKDGTRNINKAAKVINQLTPDEVYQQLLAKLPYDETKHYLERVYTRIALYDATI, encoded by the coding sequence ATGTCAGGTTTATGGTTGGTTTTATCACTACTCCTAATCAGTACTCATTTATCGGCGAACGACCCCTTTGACGAACTCGATGAAGAAGTTGCGCTTTTTGAAGCAGAGCAGGGTGACTCACAAAAACTACAAGATGAATTTGAACAATACTTGCAAACTGAGCAGAGTGACTATCAGGTTTGGCAGAACCAATACTTAAAAGAATTCGATCTTTTTCAACAACAAGTTATTAGTAAGTGGGGAAAAGTTGAACCAATCAATGCTGAATATGATGTGCAATTTAGTGAAGATAAAAATGTTAAATCGATTGTCGATTATGAAAATGAAGAGGTCAAAGTTGAACTTGTTATCGATCAAAAACTTTCTCAACTTGAGGCTGAAATCGCGGTAAAAAAGCAGTTTGAAAAACTACTTGCAGACAAAGAGTCTAATATAGCCGCTATCTTTAGTGATACTCCTGTTAGCAATACTGGTGAAATATCATTGACTAAGGTCGCTTTTTCAGCGACCAATAAACAGCAAAGCAAACAGGTAATTATTAAGCAGACACAATCACAGGCGCAGGAGATAGATAAAAAAACAGACCGAGCTTTATTAACCGATAGCACATTAACAGAAAAAGAAGCTTCTCTATTAGCGACTGAAGAGAAAAGTGCATTATTAAAAAGTAGCCAAGCTCGTTTATTAAATAGCGATAAAGGTTATCAAGTTGCTGAGCAGAATGCTGATAAAAATACGCGAATTATTACTTATAAAGTTAAGTTACCCAATAACAGCTTGCAAAAGCGTGCCAGTAAATACGCGTCTTTTGCTGAGCAAGAAAGTAAAAAAAATAATATCCCGGCGCCATTAATAATGGCTATCATGCATTCTGAATCTGCTTTTAATCCGCGCGCAAAATCAGCTGTACCAGCTTATGGGTTAATGCAAATAGTACCTCGCACTGCAGGTCATGACGTTAATAAATTGGTGCGTAATATTGACCGTCCAATGCAAGTTAAGGATCTTTATGTACCAGCAATAAACGTAGAAACAGGCAGTGCTTACCTTAACATTTTAGATAAGCGTTATTTGAAAGCGATTAATAATGAGCAGAGCCGTTTATATTGTACCATTGCAGCTTACAACACCGGCGCGGGTAATGTCGCACGTGTATTTAATAAGGACGGTACTCGCAATATTAATAAGGCGGCTAAAGTTATTAATCAACTCACCCCTGATGAGGTTTATCAGCAGCTATTAGCGAAGTTACCCTATGACGAAACCAAACATTATTTAGAGCGTGTTTATACGCGTATTGCACTCTATGACGCTACAATTTAA
- a CDS encoding flagellinolysin, whose protein sequence is MSNSVVTNTSSLFAQRMLSRNQGMNNEAMQRLSSGLRINSAKDDAAGLAISTGMTANINGYNQAVRNANDGVSALQTADGAMSSVTDALQRMRELSVQAANGTNSNENRSAIQAEIAQLSKEINNIAETTEFNEVKLFQRGALTPEFDVDKQAVVDGLFSSWFANSEKRIFEQFGIQGDGATLKIELSDISDPDVLASVSGTPNATTGKIDNQILTIDMSDFEKGIADDGGNAPFYSDRIVAHEMVHAVMGRSMNMAALPEWFSEGIAEMIHGADSRVFNDLVAADGDDSNHFDSADFTTLANELTTTWSGSSAQYSAGYSAVRYLHDDIKSLGGEGIKDVMLYLSDNVDSGATLDDAITYLNGQGLTSFSSEVNFTSTFTGGAGATFMQNSFNFGNEDTGAIGGADVDGEMALDGRAVIADDKYLTLTPMSGFEVDLPTKGKFNDPLLTAQYNLQVGANSGESITVSLSRIDSQALGIEDLDVTIDAGDAIERIDKALNYISDQRANIGASINRLDAAASVNELNAQSTAGSRSRIVDADFAAETSKLTKSQILQQAGTSMLSQANASTQAVLSLLN, encoded by the coding sequence ATGTCAAATTCTGTTGTCACGAATACATCGTCGTTGTTTGCGCAACGTATGCTAAGTCGTAATCAAGGAATGAATAACGAAGCGATGCAAAGGCTGTCATCTGGATTACGCATTAACAGTGCCAAAGACGATGCGGCAGGTTTGGCGATATCAACAGGAATGACGGCCAATATTAATGGGTACAATCAAGCTGTACGTAACGCAAATGATGGCGTTTCGGCATTACAAACTGCAGATGGTGCAATGTCCTCTGTCACTGATGCGTTACAGCGAATGCGGGAGCTTTCTGTACAAGCTGCGAACGGCACTAATTCCAATGAAAACCGGTCTGCAATTCAAGCTGAGATTGCGCAATTAAGTAAAGAGATTAACAACATTGCTGAAACCACGGAGTTTAATGAAGTAAAACTATTCCAGCGTGGTGCATTAACACCCGAATTTGATGTCGATAAACAAGCTGTGGTTGATGGTTTATTTTCCTCTTGGTTTGCCAATTCCGAAAAACGAATTTTTGAGCAATTTGGTATTCAAGGGGATGGCGCCACCTTAAAAATTGAACTTTCTGACATTAGCGACCCTGATGTGCTTGCTTCAGTGAGTGGTACGCCAAATGCGACGACCGGGAAAATTGATAACCAAATATTAACCATTGATATGAGCGACTTTGAAAAAGGGATTGCTGATGATGGTGGTAATGCTCCTTTTTACAGCGATCGTATTGTTGCGCATGAAATGGTACATGCTGTAATGGGGCGGTCAATGAACATGGCTGCGTTACCCGAATGGTTTTCAGAGGGTATAGCTGAAATGATTCACGGTGCTGATTCTCGTGTATTTAATGATCTCGTGGCTGCCGATGGTGATGATAGTAACCACTTTGATAGTGCCGATTTTACAACCCTTGCAAATGAACTAACGACGACATGGTCAGGAAGTAGCGCACAGTATAGCGCGGGCTATAGTGCTGTTCGTTATTTACATGATGATATAAAGAGCCTCGGTGGTGAGGGTATAAAGGATGTCATGCTTTATCTCAGTGATAATGTAGATTCTGGGGCAACGCTAGATGATGCAATCACCTATCTGAATGGCCAAGGATTAACTTCTTTTAGCAGTGAAGTTAATTTTACCAGTACTTTTACCGGTGGAGCTGGTGCGACGTTTATGCAAAACAGCTTTAATTTTGGTAATGAGGATACCGGTGCGATTGGTGGCGCTGATGTCGATGGTGAAATGGCCCTAGATGGTCGCGCTGTTATTGCTGATGATAAATACCTTACACTTACTCCAATGAGCGGATTTGAAGTTGATCTACCCACAAAAGGGAAGTTTAATGACCCGCTATTAACTGCGCAATATAACTTACAGGTTGGTGCAAATAGCGGAGAGTCAATCACTGTTTCGTTATCACGTATTGATAGTCAAGCATTAGGAATAGAAGATCTTGATGTCACAATTGATGCTGGTGATGCAATTGAACGCATTGATAAGGCACTTAATTATATTAGCGATCAACGAGCCAATATTGGAGCTTCGATTAATCGCTTAGATGCGGCCGCTAGTGTGAATGAGCTTAATGCACAATCAACTGCCGGCAGTCGCTCCCGTATTGTAGATGCTGATTTTGCCGCTGAAACGAGTAAGTTAACTAAATCACAAATTTTACAACAGGCTGGCACTAGCATGTTAAGCCAAGCGAATGCCTCTACACAGGCCGTCTTAAGTTTATTGAATTAA